The Agromyces sp. LHK192 genome includes a window with the following:
- a CDS encoding wax ester/triacylglycerol synthase domain-containing protein translates to MAATRADVELMATLDEKFIANTVAFEAARPSCAIVVDGAALRRPDGTIDRELVRAVFRRAVDRMPALGMRVRRAPLGLTAPFWVPATEVDFDFHVRFPGGVVPDGPDRAETFSGRRNGEMRLDRPLWDFMAVELESGDVALVGRVQHALGDGIYGLRVIDSLVETEPFDPFDSEGEGEGAASDHGGGAGTPEPAAPAGPRTGAGLLIAAGRDWWAAQDGIGGAWREYTRKPFRRRLRRWGGRLARPVKDVVIERRGLVERMLPARHSAIAEFALADLRAAARAAGGTVSDLTVALALRAVARVLPDEPALLVPISRRDRATGGNQRNHIVMTRVTAPREATIAETVAMVAEQVAAARDGEAGAGPMHPRAGYASYLPWRPRAAHFGPAPVRSVTLWPVLEPADAIAIFASSYHRGYTLAVTARTDVDLGPVVEEFREAIAALTEPVAPVHEPEAVGA, encoded by the coding sequence ATGGCCGCAACCCGTGCCGACGTCGAGCTGATGGCCACGCTCGACGAGAAGTTCATCGCGAACACGGTCGCCTTCGAGGCGGCGAGGCCGTCGTGCGCGATCGTCGTCGACGGGGCGGCGCTGCGCCGCCCCGACGGCACGATCGACCGCGAGCTCGTCCGTGCCGTGTTCCGGCGGGCCGTCGACCGCATGCCCGCGCTCGGCATGCGGGTGCGGCGCGCGCCGCTCGGCCTGACGGCGCCGTTCTGGGTGCCGGCGACCGAGGTCGACTTCGACTTCCACGTGCGCTTCCCAGGCGGCGTCGTGCCCGACGGCCCCGATCGCGCCGAGACCTTCTCGGGGCGGCGGAACGGCGAGATGCGACTCGATCGGCCGCTGTGGGACTTCATGGCGGTCGAGCTCGAGTCGGGCGACGTCGCGCTCGTCGGGCGGGTGCAGCACGCCCTCGGCGACGGCATCTACGGCCTTCGGGTGATCGACTCGCTCGTCGAGACCGAACCGTTCGATCCGTTCGATTCCGAGGGCGAGGGCGAGGGAGCGGCATCCGATCACGGCGGCGGCGCCGGCACGCCCGAGCCCGCCGCGCCGGCCGGCCCGCGCACCGGCGCCGGCCTCCTGATCGCGGCCGGACGCGACTGGTGGGCCGCGCAGGACGGCATCGGCGGCGCGTGGCGCGAGTACACCCGCAAGCCCTTCCGGCGCCGCCTGCGACGCTGGGGCGGCCGCCTCGCACGGCCGGTGAAGGACGTCGTCATCGAACGTCGTGGGCTGGTCGAGCGGATGCTGCCCGCCCGCCACTCCGCGATCGCCGAGTTCGCGCTCGCCGACCTCCGGGCGGCCGCGCGCGCGGCCGGCGGCACGGTGAGCGACCTCACCGTCGCGCTCGCCCTGCGTGCCGTCGCCCGGGTGCTCCCCGACGAACCGGCGCTGCTCGTGCCGATCTCGCGCCGGGATCGGGCGACCGGCGGCAACCAGCGCAACCACATCGTCATGACGCGGGTCACCGCCCCGCGCGAGGCCACGATCGCGGAGACCGTCGCGATGGTCGCCGAGCAGGTCGCCGCGGCACGCGACGGCGAGGCGGGCGCAGGGCCCATGCACCCGCGCGCGGGGTACGCGTCGTACCTGCCCTGGCGCCCGCGCGCCGCCCACTTCGGACCCGCACCCGTGCGGTCGGTCACGCTCTGGCCCGTCCTCGAACCGGCCGACGCGATCGCGATCTTCGCCTCGTCGTACCACCGCGGCTACACGCTCGCGGTCACCGCGAGGACCGACGTCGACCTCGGACCGGTCGTCGAAGAGTTCCGGGAGGCGATCGCGGCGCTCACGGAGCCCGTTGCCCCCGTGCACGAGCCGGAAGCGGTGGGCGCATGA
- a CDS encoding acyltransferase, with protein MSRALGFLRSIADPRVWAHSLRLAHFSAYSHVQQVRRLHRGADVSFAPNVSFRNAERITIGAGTHIGEHSVIWAGNSTGRIVFGDHCLLAPNVTITASNYGIEQGTPVMHQPKVERDVRIGRDVWLGANVVVVAGVTIGDGAIVGAGAVVTKDLPANCIAGGVPAKVIGRRPEPASAVEPADEAAEELAGAASVVRVPGERAA; from the coding sequence ATGAGCCGCGCCCTGGGATTCCTCAGGTCGATCGCCGACCCTCGCGTCTGGGCGCACTCGCTGCGCCTCGCGCACTTCTCGGCGTACTCGCACGTGCAGCAGGTGCGCCGGCTGCACCGCGGCGCCGACGTGAGCTTCGCCCCGAACGTCTCGTTCCGCAACGCCGAGCGCATCACCATCGGAGCGGGTACCCACATCGGCGAGCACTCGGTCATCTGGGCCGGCAACTCCACCGGTCGCATCGTCTTCGGCGACCACTGCCTGCTCGCGCCGAACGTCACCATCACGGCGTCGAACTACGGGATCGAACAGGGCACGCCGGTCATGCACCAGCCCAAGGTCGAGCGCGACGTGCGGATCGGCCGCGACGTCTGGCTGGGGGCCAACGTCGTCGTCGTCGCCGGGGTCACGATCGGCGACGGCGCGATCGTCGGGGCCGGCGCGGTCGTCACGAAGGACCTTCCGGCGAACTGCATCGCCGGCGGCGTCCCGGCGAAGGTGATCGGGCGACGGCCCGAGCCCGCATCCGCGGTGGAGCCTGCGGACGAAGCAGCGGAGGAACTCGCCGGAGCGGCATCCGTCGTCCGCGTACCGGGGGAGCGCGCCGCGTGA
- a CDS encoding glycosyltransferase family 2 protein, protein MIALVSIILVSYETREATLECLASIASAHRGVPIEVVVVDNASGDGSAAAIREAHPDTIVVEAGANLGFARAVELGVAASTGDAVLLLNPDTLLLPGSLQRLVDFADANPAHGVYGGRTLRPDGTLDPSSCWGEPTLWSLACFATGLSTAFRHSTLFDPESLGRWRRDSVREVPVITGCLLLARRADWDRIGGMDERFFLYGEDAEFSSRARRRGYRPVIVPDAVIVHEVGGSTSSKGRKMCMVMAGKATLLRLTWRPAAAGLGVALLQAGAGLRAALEQVTGTEPDWSIVWRRRADWRTGYPEAERTLFGLEASEVAA, encoded by the coding sequence GTGATCGCGCTCGTCAGCATCATCCTCGTGAGCTACGAGACGCGCGAGGCGACGCTCGAATGCCTCGCGTCGATCGCCTCCGCGCACCGCGGCGTGCCGATCGAGGTGGTCGTCGTCGACAACGCGTCCGGCGACGGCAGCGCCGCCGCGATCCGCGAGGCGCACCCCGACACGATCGTCGTCGAAGCCGGTGCGAACCTCGGATTCGCCAGGGCCGTCGAGCTCGGCGTCGCCGCGTCCACCGGCGACGCCGTCCTCCTGCTCAACCCCGACACCCTCCTGCTGCCGGGATCGCTGCAGCGACTCGTCGACTTCGCCGACGCGAACCCGGCCCACGGCGTCTACGGCGGCCGCACGCTGCGGCCCGACGGCACCCTCGATCCCAGTTCGTGCTGGGGCGAGCCCACGCTGTGGTCGCTGGCCTGCTTCGCGACCGGGTTGTCGACGGCGTTCCGGCACTCGACGCTCTTCGACCCGGAATCGCTCGGCCGGTGGCGACGCGACAGCGTCCGCGAGGTCCCGGTCATCACCGGATGCCTCCTGCTGGCCAGGCGGGCCGACTGGGATCGCATCGGCGGGATGGACGAACGGTTCTTCCTCTACGGCGAGGACGCCGAGTTCTCGAGTCGCGCGCGCCGGCGCGGCTACCGGCCCGTCATCGTGCCCGACGCGGTCATCGTGCACGAGGTCGGGGGCTCGACGTCGTCGAAGGGACGCAAGATGTGCATGGTGATGGCCGGGAAGGCCACGCTGCTCCGGCTCACCTGGCGACCCGCCGCGGCCGGCCTCGGCGTCGCCCTGCTCCAGGCGGGCGCCGGGCTCCGGGCCGCCCTCGAGCAGGTCACCGGGACGGAGCCCGACTGGTCGATCGTGTGGCGCCGACGCGCCGACTGGCGCACCGGCTACCCGGAGGCGGAGCGGACGCTGTTCGGCCTCGAGGCCAGCGAGGTCGCCGCGTGA
- a CDS encoding glycosyltransferase family 4 protein, whose product MSPRRLRVEAEPAFRTARANPYNADLARSLQRAGADVRDLSYLRLLARRTDIVHLHWPDLTFLSGHRTWRISARLTLFFGFLRVARARGTRLVWTVHNVESHEQRATPRLRARYRHLLLGAVDGVIALTDDGVDAARRAYPELRDVPAFVTPHGHYRDAYDFSESRARAREHTGLPRGATVIASVGMIRPYKNVPHLLEVAAGVGDADLRVVVAGKPATPGLAAELAAAAERDRRVVYDPGFQSDERLARWLRAADLVVLPYTRIQNSGSAILALSAGRPVLVPAIGAMRELAGLVGADWVRCYDGELDAATLADAVEWARAPRPEAPDLAELDWPRIADRTLEAYRTVLDHDRPSRSTETLHDAPPDDRSASNRHTESHLQPVRSR is encoded by the coding sequence GTGAGCCCGCGGCGGCTGCGGGTCGAGGCCGAGCCCGCGTTCCGCACCGCGAGGGCGAATCCGTACAACGCCGACCTGGCGCGCAGCCTGCAACGCGCGGGCGCCGACGTGCGCGACCTCTCGTACCTGCGGCTGCTCGCGCGGCGGACGGACATCGTGCACCTGCACTGGCCCGACCTGACCTTCCTCTCCGGGCATCGCACCTGGCGCATCAGCGCCAGGCTTACGCTCTTCTTCGGCTTCCTCCGCGTGGCCAGGGCGCGAGGCACGAGGCTCGTGTGGACCGTGCACAACGTCGAATCGCACGAGCAGCGCGCGACGCCGCGATTGCGCGCCCGGTACCGGCACCTGCTGCTCGGCGCGGTCGACGGGGTCATCGCGCTCACCGACGACGGCGTGGATGCCGCCCGCCGCGCCTACCCGGAACTCCGGGACGTGCCGGCGTTCGTCACCCCCCACGGGCACTACCGCGATGCGTACGACTTCTCCGAGTCGCGCGCCCGAGCCCGCGAGCACACCGGACTCCCGCGGGGCGCCACCGTCATCGCGAGCGTGGGCATGATCCGGCCGTACAAGAACGTGCCGCACCTGCTGGAGGTCGCGGCCGGGGTCGGCGATGCAGACCTGCGCGTCGTCGTCGCGGGCAAGCCGGCGACGCCCGGACTCGCCGCCGAGCTCGCCGCCGCCGCCGAACGCGACCGGCGGGTCGTCTACGATCCGGGCTTCCAGTCCGACGAGCGCCTCGCGCGGTGGCTGCGTGCGGCCGACCTCGTCGTCCTGCCGTACACGCGGATCCAGAACTCCGGGTCCGCGATCCTCGCCCTCTCGGCGGGGCGTCCCGTGCTCGTCCCCGCGATCGGGGCGATGCGCGAGCTCGCCGGCCTCGTCGGCGCCGACTGGGTGCGCTGCTACGACGGCGAACTCGACGCCGCAACGCTCGCCGACGCGGTCGAGTGGGCGCGCGCACCTCGGCCCGAGGCGCCCGACCTCGCCGAACTCGACTGGCCGCGGATCGCCGACCGCACCCTCGAGGCCTACCGCACCGTGCTCGACCACGACCGGCCGAGCCGGAGCACCGAGACCCTGCACGACGCGCCGCCCGACGACCGATCCGCGTCCAACCGACACACCGAATCCCATCTCCAACCCGTCAGGAGCCGATGA
- a CDS encoding S8 family serine peptidase — MTSTEAARRTDASRLRRAIAISATAALAAMGLALAAGPPTAAEPLPGGTYTVSFASEASVDRVVEAFGLEPSKRYHEAVEGVTVRLTAEQATKLAASTLVEGISMERTFEGQAQTVPPHVPSVEADEAPVDAGDGVTDWNGPAVAVIDSGVSAHSDYDLALGVNCFGSGTAADGNGHGTAVAGYLGAFDDDSGTVGVAPGAPVYSVRVLDAKNRGTTSTIVCGLDWVAQHAEQYGIGVVNLSLGAPGADDGNCGRTSGDVLHQAVCNLTDRGIVVVASAANSTTNLAGFVPAAYDEVLTATNVADYDGKPGGAGRAPCAVSTLDDRPAANSNYAVTAADQAHTIAAPGMCPYTTQKGNRYGVIQSGTSMSAAALSGVVLNCLADGGACRGEDDVEAVHRIVIAQAAAAAQRGHRYQGDPLSPVAGKYYGYLASTIPAGDVPTPTPTPTPTPTPTPTPTPTPTPTPTPTPTPTPDRTPPTVSITAPASGSTVSGVVQTTSTASDASGVASVAYYSGSQKLGDATRQSDGTWRMSLDTRGFRNGTYPVTARAVDNAGNTGASPSITITIRN, encoded by the coding sequence ATGACGTCGACCGAAGCCGCCCGCCGCACGGATGCCTCACGCCTGCGCCGCGCCATCGCGATCAGCGCGACCGCCGCGCTGGCCGCAATGGGACTCGCCCTCGCCGCAGGCCCGCCCACCGCGGCGGAACCGTTGCCCGGCGGGACGTACACCGTGAGCTTCGCCTCCGAGGCATCCGTCGACCGGGTGGTGGAGGCATTCGGGCTCGAGCCGTCGAAGCGGTACCACGAAGCCGTCGAGGGGGTGACCGTTCGGCTCACGGCCGAGCAGGCGACGAAGCTCGCCGCCAGCACCCTCGTCGAGGGGATCTCGATGGAGCGCACCTTCGAGGGGCAGGCGCAGACGGTGCCTCCGCATGTGCCGTCGGTCGAGGCCGACGAGGCGCCGGTCGACGCCGGCGACGGCGTCACCGACTGGAACGGTCCGGCCGTCGCCGTCATCGACTCCGGCGTCAGCGCCCACTCCGACTACGACCTGGCACTCGGCGTGAACTGCTTCGGTTCGGGGACCGCCGCCGACGGCAACGGGCACGGTACAGCGGTGGCCGGGTACCTCGGCGCGTTCGACGACGACTCGGGCACGGTCGGCGTGGCACCCGGCGCGCCCGTCTACTCGGTGCGCGTGCTCGATGCGAAGAACCGCGGCACGACGAGCACCATCGTGTGCGGTCTCGACTGGGTGGCGCAGCATGCCGAGCAGTACGGCATCGGCGTCGTCAACCTGAGCCTCGGCGCTCCCGGGGCGGACGACGGCAACTGCGGCAGGACGAGCGGCGACGTCCTGCACCAGGCGGTCTGCAACCTCACCGATCGCGGGATCGTCGTCGTCGCGAGCGCCGCGAACTCGACCACGAACCTCGCCGGCTTCGTGCCGGCCGCCTACGACGAGGTGCTCACCGCCACGAACGTCGCCGACTACGACGGGAAGCCCGGCGGCGCCGGCCGCGCGCCGTGCGCCGTGTCGACGCTCGACGATCGGCCCGCTGCGAACAGCAACTACGCGGTCACCGCGGCGGACCAGGCGCACACCATCGCCGCGCCCGGCATGTGCCCGTACACCACGCAGAAGGGCAACCGCTACGGCGTCATCCAGTCGGGCACCAGCATGTCCGCGGCCGCCCTCAGCGGAGTCGTGCTGAACTGCCTCGCCGATGGCGGGGCGTGCCGCGGCGAGGACGACGTCGAAGCCGTCCACCGCATCGTGATCGCGCAGGCCGCCGCCGCCGCCCAGCGCGGACACCGGTACCAGGGCGACCCGCTCAGTCCGGTCGCCGGGAAGTACTACGGATACCTCGCCTCGACGATTCCGGCCGGCGACGTACCGACGCCGACGCCGACGCCGACGCCCACCCCGACGCCGACGCCCACCCCGACGCCGACTCCCACCCCGACGCCCACGCCGACCCCGACCCCGACGCCCGACCGGACGCCGCCGACCGTCTCGATCACGGCGCCGGCGAGCGGCAGCACGGTCTCCGGCGTCGTGCAGACGACGTCGACCGCGAGCGACGCGAGCGGCGTGGCATCCGTGGCGTACTACTCGGGCTCCCAGAAGCTCGGCGACGCGACCCGGCAGTCCGACGGCACCTGGCGGATGTCACTCGACACCCGCGGATTCCGCAACGGCACCTACCCCGTGACGGCGCGCGCCGTCGACAATGCGGGGAACACCGGCGCGAGCCCGTCGATCACCATCACCATCAGGAACTAG
- a CDS encoding VanZ family protein: MAAVTQFAQAGARREIAVAYGAAVVLVAWWPSRVDRPYGEGLHQALSVLHAAGIAGWLDYAATERLANVVLFLPVGWLVAAFLGTRRGWAETILAGTAAGVALSLVLEFVQSALLTDRVGSIADVLANACGAAVGAALVAVSDARARGRSAMPSGAAGARGGSSRRR; encoded by the coding sequence ATGGCCGCCGTCACGCAGTTCGCGCAGGCCGGCGCGCGTCGTGAGATCGCCGTCGCCTACGGCGCCGCGGTCGTGCTCGTCGCGTGGTGGCCGTCGCGGGTCGACCGGCCCTATGGGGAGGGCCTGCATCAGGCGCTGTCCGTGCTGCACGCTGCCGGCATCGCCGGCTGGTTGGACTACGCCGCGACGGAACGCCTTGCGAACGTGGTGCTGTTCCTTCCGGTCGGCTGGCTCGTCGCCGCGTTCCTCGGCACACGGCGCGGGTGGGCTGAGACGATCCTCGCCGGCACGGCGGCCGGGGTCGCGCTGAGCCTGGTGCTCGAGTTCGTGCAGTCCGCACTGCTCACCGATCGCGTCGGGTCGATCGCGGACGTCCTCGCGAACGCGTGCGGGGCGGCGGTCGGCGCAGCGCTCGTCGCAGTGTCCGACGCCCGCGCCCGCGGGCGATCCGCGATGCCGTCGGGTGCGGCGGGCGCCCGCGGAGGCTCCAGCCGTCGTCGATGA
- a CDS encoding VanZ family protein, producing MVPARLLLVPYLVVLGLFVFMPGSDVQPVGGALVWAADMLSSLGVPFDAAYAFVEFTANIVLFVPLGLLLSLAGWHLPFWAIVLIGLVSTCVIEAVQLAIPGRYSTLSDVVANTLGTALGALAARWIGAVRERRSASSDRDRSRVRDTDVTRNS from the coding sequence ATGGTTCCCGCGCGGTTGCTCCTCGTCCCGTACCTGGTCGTGCTGGGGCTCTTCGTGTTCATGCCCGGAAGCGACGTGCAGCCGGTCGGCGGGGCACTCGTTTGGGCGGCAGACATGCTGTCGTCGCTCGGGGTGCCGTTCGACGCGGCGTACGCATTCGTCGAGTTCACCGCGAACATCGTGCTGTTCGTCCCGCTCGGGCTCCTGCTCTCGCTCGCGGGGTGGCACCTGCCGTTCTGGGCGATCGTGCTGATCGGCCTCGTGTCGACGTGCGTGATCGAGGCCGTGCAGCTCGCGATCCCCGGGCGGTACTCGACGCTGTCGGATGTCGTGGCGAACACCCTCGGCACGGCGCTCGGCGCGCTGGCGGCGCGGTGGATCGGCGCCGTTCGCGAGCGTCGGTCGGCGAGTTCCGATCGCGACCGGTCACGCGTTCGTGACACGGACGTCACCCGGAACTCCTAA
- a CDS encoding UDP-glucose/GDP-mannose dehydrogenase family protein — MRISVIGCGYLGAVHASAMAELGHDVIGIDVDARKIAQLAEAHPPFHEPGLPEILASATASGRLRFSTDIADAADAEVHFIAVGTPQQPGRPTADLSYVDASFEGLLPHLADGALVVGKSTVPVGTAQRLAERLASAAPHASLAWNPEFLREGFAVKDTLEPDRLVYGVADAEAADLLDRVYQAAIDAGTPRIVTDYATAELVKVAANAFLATKISFINAMSEIADATGADVTALADAIGHDARIGRRFLNAGVGFGGGCLPKDIRAFAARADELGVGQSISFLEQVDQINLRQRQRVVHLAEDALGGSVYERRIAVLGVAFKPDSDDVRDSPALDVAVSLKGLGADVVATDPAGIENARSRHPQLTYSASVEDALRGADLVVLVTEWREYRDLDPEAVGGLVAARRIIDGRNVLDPGQWRAAGWEYRGMGRP; from the coding sequence ATGCGCATCTCAGTCATCGGTTGCGGCTATCTCGGTGCAGTGCACGCTTCCGCGATGGCCGAGCTCGGCCACGACGTCATCGGCATCGATGTCGACGCACGCAAGATCGCCCAGCTCGCCGAGGCGCATCCCCCGTTCCACGAGCCGGGACTCCCCGAGATCCTGGCCAGCGCGACCGCGAGCGGGCGATTGCGATTCAGCACCGACATCGCGGATGCCGCGGACGCCGAAGTGCACTTCATCGCGGTCGGCACGCCCCAGCAGCCGGGCCGCCCCACCGCCGACCTCAGCTACGTCGACGCGTCGTTCGAGGGGCTGCTGCCGCACCTCGCGGACGGCGCGCTGGTCGTCGGCAAGTCGACGGTGCCCGTCGGCACCGCACAGCGCCTGGCCGAACGCCTCGCTTCGGCGGCGCCGCACGCGAGCCTCGCCTGGAACCCCGAGTTCCTCCGCGAGGGATTCGCGGTCAAGGACACCCTCGAGCCCGACCGCCTCGTGTACGGCGTCGCCGACGCCGAAGCGGCCGACCTGCTCGACCGCGTCTACCAGGCCGCGATCGATGCGGGCACGCCCCGCATCGTGACGGACTACGCGACCGCTGAACTCGTCAAGGTCGCCGCGAACGCCTTCCTCGCGACCAAGATCAGCTTCATCAACGCCATGAGCGAGATCGCCGACGCGACGGGCGCGGACGTCACCGCCCTCGCCGACGCGATCGGACACGACGCGAGGATCGGCCGCCGCTTCCTGAACGCGGGCGTCGGATTCGGCGGCGGATGCCTCCCCAAGGACATCCGCGCGTTCGCCGCCCGTGCCGACGAGCTCGGCGTCGGGCAGTCGATCTCGTTCCTCGAGCAGGTCGACCAGATCAACCTGCGCCAGCGGCAGCGCGTCGTGCACCTCGCCGAGGATGCACTCGGCGGATCGGTCTACGAGCGGCGGATCGCCGTGCTCGGCGTGGCGTTCAAGCCCGATTCCGACGACGTCCGCGACTCTCCCGCGCTCGACGTCGCGGTCAGCCTGAAGGGGCTCGGAGCCGACGTGGTCGCCACCGATCCCGCCGGCATCGAGAACGCGCGGTCGCGGCATCCGCAACTGACCTACTCGGCCTCGGTCGAGGACGCCCTGCGCGGGGCCGACCTCGTCGTACTGGTCACGGAATGGCGAGAGTACCGCGACCTCGACCCCGAAGCGGTCGGCGGCCTCGTCGCTGCGCGGCGCATCATCGACGGGCGGAACGTGCTCGACCCGGGGCAATGGCGGGCGGCGGGCTGGGAGTACCGGGGGATGGGCCGGCCCTGA
- a CDS encoding metallophosphoesterase, giving the protein MSPVAKIAIAIGAAGAAAFAWGSLVERTRWTLRRVEAPVLPPGSSPIRVLHLSDLHMAPWQRGKQQWVRALADLQPDLIVDTGDNLGHERGLDGIKQAFERFAGVPGVFVNGSNDYFGPVVKNPFLYFSGPSGHVPRSKHLDIDALHAYFDELGWVDLDNAAAALEIRGIRLEFFGVDDPHKGFDRLDLIAGAVDDLRADDPLADETWPDSGTPAKPRPTVTIGVTHAPYQRVLDSFVNHGAQVIFAGHTHGGQVCVPGYGALVTNCDIPRRQVKGLSVWRHGLRSAFLNVSAGLGTSIYAPVRFACPPEATLVTLTAAA; this is encoded by the coding sequence ATGTCCCCCGTGGCGAAGATCGCGATCGCGATCGGCGCCGCGGGGGCGGCCGCGTTCGCGTGGGGCTCGCTCGTGGAGCGCACCCGATGGACCCTCCGACGCGTCGAGGCCCCGGTGCTCCCTCCAGGATCCTCGCCGATCCGGGTCCTGCACCTGAGCGACCTCCACATGGCTCCGTGGCAACGCGGCAAGCAGCAGTGGGTACGCGCGCTGGCCGACCTGCAGCCCGATCTCATCGTCGACACCGGCGACAACCTCGGCCATGAACGCGGCCTCGACGGCATCAAGCAGGCCTTCGAGCGCTTCGCCGGCGTGCCCGGCGTGTTCGTCAACGGCTCGAACGACTACTTCGGGCCGGTGGTGAAGAACCCGTTCCTGTACTTCTCCGGACCGTCCGGGCATGTCCCGCGGTCGAAGCACCTCGACATCGACGCGCTGCACGCCTACTTCGACGAACTCGGCTGGGTCGACCTCGACAACGCGGCGGCCGCGCTCGAGATCCGAGGCATCCGACTCGAGTTCTTCGGGGTCGACGACCCGCACAAGGGGTTCGACCGATTGGACCTGATCGCGGGAGCCGTCGATGACCTCCGAGCCGACGATCCGCTCGCCGACGAGACCTGGCCCGACAGCGGCACACCGGCGAAGCCCCGACCGACGGTGACGATCGGCGTGACGCACGCGCCTTACCAGCGTGTGCTCGACTCGTTCGTGAACCACGGTGCCCAGGTGATCTTCGCGGGACACACCCATGGCGGCCAGGTCTGCGTGCCGGGATACGGTGCACTGGTCACCAACTGCGACATCCCGCGTCGTCAGGTGAAGGGACTCAGTGTCTGGCGGCACGGCCTTCGCTCCGCGTTCCTCAACGTCTCGGCGGGCCTCGGCACCTCGATCTACGCGCCGGTGCGGTTCGCGTGCCCGCCCGAAGCCACGCTGGTGACCCTCACCGCCGCGGCGTGA